The genomic stretch CTGTCCACAGCCCGATTTTCCTGGTCGTTCCCGGAGCCCCCGGAAGCCTCGGCGGTCACTTCCTGACCGATGAAAAGAAGACCTGAGAAAAAGGCAAACAGGGCCACGGCCTGATGCAGGAAGTTCCTGTTGAGTACCTTATGTTTTCTGCGGAGAAGGATAAAGGCGAGCATGAGCAGATTCTGCACAGTAAAGGAAACCTCGACAAAATCAAATCGGCCTTCCTGCCATGTACGGTAGCCGCTCCATACGCAGTATCCGGCAATATTGAGGAATATATAGATATTCAGGAGCAGTTACCAGTTGTTCCGAGCGAATTCCTTGAGTTTCTTCAAATCCCCCTCCTTCTTTAATTGCGGAACTATTGATGATTGACGGGGGAGATCAACGGGCAGGAAGAATCAGAGCATCTTTTTGGCGTCATCCAGGTACTTCTTGATGGCGATAATATCGTCAGCGGTTACCTGGAAGGCATAATTACATCCACTGCATTTTATGTGGCTGTCCGGGCTCAGCTCCTCTGACGGGATCTTTGTTGCCGTTGAACAATTGCCGCATGATATGACGAGAGCTGCGTTGGCATCATCATCTATTTCAAAGTCAATTTTTGGTTTTGCAGTCTCATTTTCCATTAAAGATACCTTGAGTTGAGATTGAGTCGTTTCGAGGGAGAAATTAATTTACCGATGTTAAAATCTTTTTCATGGAAAATATAAGAGAGCGAATTTGATCAGCTCTGTTATTTGCAGAGGTGATATCTACACAATGCATGGAACTAATTTGGCGAGGGACCTCGTGTGGTTTTACATTATACAAAATAGGAATAATAAAAAACCTGTTTCCATCGCGTTTTTTCTTGTTAAAAGCTTGGATAATTTCTTGCTTCATATAATCAGATTGCAGGGTGTCATGGGTGAACATCAAAATAAATATTTTGCACGTATTGATCGCTTCTGTCAGGACAGGACGCCATATATCATCTGCTAACAACTCTGCGTTTTCACAGCATGATCCTATATTGTTTTTCATTAATTCATTGCTGAAAAACGAAGCTAATTTTTCATTTACTGATAAAGAGCTTATAAAGACAGCTCTCTCTTGCACTTTGATTTTTGCCAGTGGCATATTGTTGTATTTTGGGATATTTCGAGCAATATTGATATGTCTTTTTACTGAAGACATGAAAATTTCTTCGGAAAAAGGTTTAAGCAGGTAGCTGTCAGCGCCTTTCGAGTAAAATTCTGCGAATTCATCAGACGATAAACGGCCTGACATGACGATCACTTGCGTTCGCTTTCTTTCCTTTGTTAAAAAATCCAGCAGCTCAATACTCTCGTCCTTCGTACCATCCTGTAAGTAGATGTCGAGTAACACAAGATCTACTTCCCGTCCTTGAAAGGGAAAGGCATCCATGGCTTGTTTCGCTTCTTCCGCAGAAGTGAAAAAGTGGACATCAAAAAGCTTTGGGTCAAAAAGCTTTCCAATAATTTTGTGCATGAATTTACTGTCATCAACTGCAACGACTACATATTTCATTGACGCCTCACTGTTATGGATTCCCGTGAGCATACGTTTCGGATGTTTCCGATAGCTTTTAAAGAAATTGAGTGCCTTGCGCATCTATTGGTCTTCAAAGACTAAAATGCTGGGCCTGAAAAGTAAACAGGAAATATTGCTTATGGTGGAAAAAAGGGGGGATGTTGAGGGGAAAGAAAGAAAAGTGCGGCTATGACTTTCTTTTTTTTCAGCTTAAAGCCTTATATTTCGTTGTTGTTTCTTGCCATCTGGCTTGGATAAATGGATGATCATTTTGAACTTGCAACTAATCAATATTATGCCTTTTTCATAGAGTAAAAACAGATGCGCACTGACGGACTTTTTAGAGCAGGCTCCCAGAGTTAACCATACAGAAAGAACAAACCACGCGGTTTTCCCTTGAAATACCCGAGCACATGAGCTAGGAAAGTGCAGGTTCCTGTTTCAGGAACAGGAATCCTTCCTCTCGGCAGCAGGAACATGCATTCATGAAGATAAGCGCAGAAAAAAAGCTCGACAGCCCGGCCCTCCTGGCCCGCTGCTTATGCAAGCAGTATAAAGGAGCTGCATCCCCGGCTTTGCACGATTTTAACCTGGAAGTAGGCAAAGGAGAGTTCTTCGGCCTGCTCGGTCCCAACGGGGCTGGGAAAACAACCGCCCTGTCCATTTTCAGCGGTCTCTTCCCCCCGGACAGCGGCACCCTCCAGATTGCAGGTAAACAATTTTGCAAGCAGGCCAAGGCGATTAAACAGATTTTCGGCCTTGTGCCTCAGGAAATCGCCTTGTATGATAACCTGACCGCGCAGGAGCATCTGATCTTTTTCGGCAAATTGCACGGCCTGAGCAGGGAACGACTGCGTAAGCGGGTTACCAGCTGTCTGGAAATTGCCGGATTGGTTGACCGGGCCTCCCGGCTAGTGAGTACCTATTCCGGCGGCATGAAACGACGCCTGAACATTGCGGCGGCCCTGCTCCATGAACCGCAGATCCTTTTTCTTGATGAACCCACTGTCGGTGTTGACGCCCAATCACGCAATATGATCCATGAGCAGTTGCAAGAGGCCAACCAAGGCGGAACAACGATTATCTACACCAGTCATTCTATGGACGAGGCCCAAAAACTCTGCACCCGCATCGGCATTATCGAGCAGGGAAGTATTGTCAGGCAAGGTGTACCTGCAAGCCTAATTGCGGAGAGCGGCCTCAATAATCTGGAAGAGCTCTTCCTCCATCTCACGGGCAGGCAGCTTCGGGACGCATGATGTTGAAGCTCTTTGCCGCTGTTATCAAGGAACTCCTGCTGCTCAAGCGGGATCGGGCAGGTCTGGCAGTCCTCTTTCTCATGCCGGTTATCCTGGTGGTGGCGATTACCCTGGTGCAGAAAAACGTCATGGAACTGACCGGGCAGAGCAAGACCCGGCTGCTTATGGCGGATCTGGACGGAGGCAGCCTCGGCAAGACCTTGTCTGATTCGTTAGAGGAGGGTCATATTGAGATTATCCGGCGCAATGACGAAAAAACAGATCTGGAGGATATCCGAGCCGCAGTCCTCGACGGTGATTTTCAGGTCGGTATCGTGATTCCTGCTGGTTCTTCAGAGCGACTGCATAAGGAAGCTGTCGCCATATTTACCGAGAGCGGGCAGGATGCCCCGGAGGTCAAGCCTGCTCAGATCCCGATTGCTCTTTTTTTTGATCCTGCTGTTATGCCCGGTTTTCGGACCGGCCTGACAGCCCAGCTGCGTATGTCCCTGGAAAGGGTAGCCATGCAGGCCAAGGTAGAGCAGCTGCAAAGGAAAATGGACGAGCAGTCCAGTATCATGCTCCCTTGGCCCGGCTCATCCCGGTTTTCAGGAGAGCGTATTGCAACCGTCTTTGATCAATCCCTGTTTAAGCTCAACAGCCCGGCCTCCTCAGAAGAAGGCACTGATGCTTCGGAATATAATCCGGTGCAGCAAAATGTCCCGGCCTGGGCCTTATTCGGCATTTTTTTTACAGCCATCCCCATTGCAGGCGGGCTCTTACAAGAGCGGCGAAGCGGTATCCAGCTTCGTTTGACCACTCTGCCGGTTTCTCCTTTTCTTCTCCTCACAGCTAAGGTTCTGGCCTATCTTGCGGTTTGCTGCTGTCAGTTTTTCCTGATCACCCTGATCGGGGCCCACCTTTTTCCCTTGCTCGATCTTCCAGCCTTTTCTCTTGGTCAGGATGTCTTGTCCGTCGTCGCAGTTGTCCTGTTGACTGGCCTAGCCGCCTGCGGTTACGGTATCTTGCTCGGAACCGCCTGCCGAACCTATGAGCAGGCCTCCACCTTGGGATCAACCACGATTGTGGCAGCAGCAGCCATCGGCGGGGTGATGGTGCCGGTGTACGCCATGCCTCAGATCATGCAGCGGATCAGCATTATCTCTCCTTTAAACTGGGGCCTGACAGCCTTTCATGATATATTATTACGGGGAGATTCGCTGGACATGGTGCTGGATGATCTGCTCCGTTTAGGATGCTTTTTTCTTTTGAGCGTCCTGTTGGCCTGGAAATTGACCCGTCCCTGAGCTTATATTTGGGCCTGTATGTGAAGCCCATCCTTGGCAAGGGACTTATTTTAACGGTATAGTGAAGTATGATAACTGATGCTTTTGAAAAAGAACTGCTTGATCTGATTTGCAGGACCTGCAAGCTTGATGATATTGACCCGAACACGGTTGCCAGCACCGATCCTCTGATCGGGCCGGAGTCACCTCTGGGCATTGATTCCATTGATGCCCTTGAAATCGCGGTGACCGTGCAACAAGAATACGGGGTGCGGATGGATTCGGAAAATACCAGCAGGACAGTCCTTGAATCCTTGGTCACGCTGGCAGACTATATCCGGCAAAACGACGGAGTAGGCCGCACAACAGCTGTCTTGGAGAGTTAATGAATATTTTGCTTATTAACCCGCCTAATTGTGGGAGGAGTATTCCAGAAGAGCGCTATGGGATCACCTCCATTAAACAGATTTTTAGGGGGGAGCCCCTTGCCCTGGAGGAGTTGGCAGGGAACCTGCCAGAGTACGATGTTCGGATTTTGGACCTGAAGGTGGACCCGGATGGTTTAGAGCCAATGCTGACAGATTTCAGGCCTGATTTGGTCGGGATCACCGGGTTGACCTGCGAGGCAAACACCATGCTCGCTCTTGCCGGGCAGGTTAAGGAGCATGGGCAGCCGCTGGTGGTTGTGGGTGGGATCCACGCGAGTAATGATCCGGCTTTTTTTAATCAGGCGAGTGTTGATTATATCATTATCGGTTTGGGCAAGAAGACCTTTGCCGAGCTTATCGCCTATCTGATCCGTGTGGAACAGGCTGTCAGTCCCGGTGTCATCCCCGGTGTTATTCCCACCAATCCCGGCGGGGCAATCCAGGTCCCGACCCGACGCTGCACAGCTGCTGATATTGTGGAGGAGAGACCGCCAGCCTATGATAAGGTGCAGCAGTACCGTTCCTCTTATATTTTGGAAAAGCTCAAGGTCACGATGGGCTTTGTTGCCTCGGCCTACGGTTGTCCCCATCGCTGTTCCTTCTGCTCCATCAAGGGCCAGACCAATGGCAGCTACCTGACCAAATCCATTGATGCGGTCTTGCGGGAAATCCGACTCCTCCCCGATATCCCGGTTATCCGCCTGGTGGATGCCAATACCTTTGGTGATATTGATCGGGCCAAGGCCCTGGCTGAGGCTTTGAAAGCCTCCAATCTGGGGAAACAGTATCTTGCTGATATCCGCTCCGACACCGTTGTTCGTTACCCGGAGCTGCTGAAGAGCTGGAAAGAGGCCGGTCTGCGCGCCGTGGTCATCGGCTTTGAGGAGACTGATGATCAGCGATTGACAGCCATGAACAAGGCCAATCAGGCGAACATCAATACCCAGGCTGTTACTGTGCTCAATGAGCTGGGCATCACCGTGGTCGGTGATTTTATCATTGA from Candidatus Electrothrix communis encodes the following:
- a CDS encoding response regulator, whose amino-acid sequence is MRKALNFFKSYRKHPKRMLTGIHNSEASMKYVVVAVDDSKFMHKIIGKLFDPKLFDVHFFTSAEEAKQAMDAFPFQGREVDLVLLDIYLQDGTKDESIELLDFLTKERKRTQVIVMSGRLSSDEFAEFYSKGADSYLLKPFSEEIFMSSVKRHINIARNIPKYNNMPLAKIKVQERAVFISSLSVNEKLASFFSNELMKNNIGSCCENAELLADDIWRPVLTEAINTCKIFILMFTHDTLQSDYMKQEIIQAFNKKKRDGNRFFIIPILYNVKPHEVPRQISSMHCVDITSANNRADQIRSLIFSMKKILTSVN
- a CDS encoding ABC transporter ATP-binding protein; this encodes MKISAEKKLDSPALLARCLCKQYKGAASPALHDFNLEVGKGEFFGLLGPNGAGKTTALSIFSGLFPPDSGTLQIAGKQFCKQAKAIKQIFGLVPQEIALYDNLTAQEHLIFFGKLHGLSRERLRKRVTSCLEIAGLVDRASRLVSTYSGGMKRRLNIAAALLHEPQILFLDEPTVGVDAQSRNMIHEQLQEANQGGTTIIYTSHSMDEAQKLCTRIGIIEQGSIVRQGVPASLIAESGLNNLEELFLHLTGRQLRDA
- a CDS encoding ABC transporter permease translates to MMLKLFAAVIKELLLLKRDRAGLAVLFLMPVILVVAITLVQKNVMELTGQSKTRLLMADLDGGSLGKTLSDSLEEGHIEIIRRNDEKTDLEDIRAAVLDGDFQVGIVIPAGSSERLHKEAVAIFTESGQDAPEVKPAQIPIALFFDPAVMPGFRTGLTAQLRMSLERVAMQAKVEQLQRKMDEQSSIMLPWPGSSRFSGERIATVFDQSLFKLNSPASSEEGTDASEYNPVQQNVPAWALFGIFFTAIPIAGGLLQERRSGIQLRLTTLPVSPFLLLTAKVLAYLAVCCCQFFLITLIGAHLFPLLDLPAFSLGQDVLSVVAVVLLTGLAACGYGILLGTACRTYEQASTLGSTTIVAAAAIGGVMVPVYAMPQIMQRISIISPLNWGLTAFHDILLRGDSLDMVLDDLLRLGCFFLLSVLLAWKLTRP
- a CDS encoding phosphopantetheine-binding protein; this translates as MITDAFEKELLDLICRTCKLDDIDPNTVASTDPLIGPESPLGIDSIDALEIAVTVQQEYGVRMDSENTSRTVLESLVTLADYIRQNDGVGRTTAVLES
- a CDS encoding radical SAM protein, translated to MNILLINPPNCGRSIPEERYGITSIKQIFRGEPLALEELAGNLPEYDVRILDLKVDPDGLEPMLTDFRPDLVGITGLTCEANTMLALAGQVKEHGQPLVVVGGIHASNDPAFFNQASVDYIIIGLGKKTFAELIAYLIRVEQAVSPGVIPGVIPTNPGGAIQVPTRRCTAADIVEERPPAYDKVQQYRSSYILEKLKVTMGFVASAYGCPHRCSFCSIKGQTNGSYLTKSIDAVLREIRLLPDIPVIRLVDANTFGDIDRAKALAEALKASNLGKQYLADIRSDTVVRYPELLKSWKEAGLRAVVIGFEETDDQRLTAMNKANQANINTQAVTVLNELGITVVGDFIIDPQYEEQDFLRLDEYLGKVQIDLPMITVMTPLPGTELYEQQQDRITNHDLDYYTLTNAVTETRLAEKKFYTLYAALIRKSHEHAKI